A region of Argentina anserina chromosome 5, drPotAnse1.1, whole genome shotgun sequence DNA encodes the following proteins:
- the LOC126795007 gene encoding uncharacterized protein LOC126795007 encodes MEREFLDSAAGGLFLDKSNVVAKDLLEKRAMNNQQFGTSASSTRQVYDTNSSSSSALENKVDKLSKMMSHFMKTSGAQVCGICTEGHPTDQCSQVASSGGYEEVNALGYQGGKRYNPFSNTYNPCLRDHPNFRWSNNENVRRPHHNGMQFGPRPAGLFRPQAQLLNVPPPNVANIPNYDEMLKSLAAGQSQLNTITQTLVVGQQVNSNDIEELKTHMGQVVDFMGHFSEEEKFPSGVIANPRNEQAQAIMTRSEL; translated from the coding sequence ATGGAGAGAGAGTTTCTAGATTCAGCAGCTGGTGGATTATTTCTAGACAAGAGTAATGTGGTAGCAAAGGATCTATTGGAGAAAAGAGCCATGAACAATCAGCAATTTGGGACATCTGCTAGTTCCACACGGCAGGTATATGATACCAACTCGAGTTCAAGCTCTGCTCTAGAGAACAAGGTTGATaagttgtccaagatgatgagtCATTTCATGAAGACTAGTGGAGCTCAAGTTTGTGGAATCTGTACGGAGGGGCACCCTACTGATCAATGTTCTCAAGTTGCTTCTAGTGGAGGATATGAGgaagtcaatgcccttggttatcaaggaggtaAGAGATACAATCCATTTTCGAATACCTACAACCCTTGCCTACGTGATCATCCAAACTTTCGGTGGTCCAATAATGAGAATGTACGAAGGCCACATCATAATGGtatgcaatttgggcctcgtccggctggtttgtttagaccacaagctcAACTACTCAATGTTCCACCTCCCAACGTGGCTAATATacctaattatgatgagaTGTTGAAATCTTTAGCTGCTGGGCAAAGTCAATTGAATACCATCactcaaactttggtggtGGGTCAACAAGTGAATAGCAATGACATTGAAGAGCTAAAAACGCATATGGGCCAGGTAGTAGACTTCATGGGCCATTTTTCTGAAGAAGAGAAGTTTCCGAGTGGTGTCATAGCTAACCCAAGGaatgagcaagcccaagctatcatgACAAGGAGTGAGCTCTAG